A single Parabacteroides timonensis DNA region contains:
- a CDS encoding sulfatase family protein yields the protein MKKIFISLFLAAETSCLFSMQAGEKQRPNILFCIADDVSYPHMQTYGTTWLNTPGFNRVSQQGLLFQRMYTCNAKSAPSRACIITGRNSWQLEEACNHWSNFPAKFKSYPEVLAENGYKVGATGKGWGPGFANDSLGNPRNMVGKMWNQIKLIPPTKGISNIDYAANFKEFLRNKPGGQPFCFWYGALEPHRGYEFASSLKAGKNINQIDSVPSFWPDNEVVRTDMLDYALEIEHFDRHLVAILQALEEEGELENTIVIVTADHGMPFPRAKGQEYEYSNHVPFAMMWKKGITKAGREIKDLLSFIDLAPTFLDVAGIPEEKSGMQPVEGKSFLDLLTKENSKPQKDYVLIGKERHDVGRPDDQGYPIRGIIKGDFLYLVNFETSRWPAGNPETGYMNVDGSPTKTEVLKARRNPGTEIYWQLSFGKRQEEELYNILEDRECMENLVKDANYDTLKKQMRSELLQKLTEQQDPRMFGRGEIFDSYPYMSPARDVWNRMKKGENVPIRSINKSDFEPEASGLEVDF from the coding sequence ATGAAAAAAATATTTATTTCTTTATTCCTGGCAGCCGAAACAAGTTGTCTGTTTTCCATGCAGGCAGGAGAAAAACAACGGCCTAACATCTTGTTTTGTATTGCAGACGACGTATCTTATCCCCATATGCAGACATACGGAACAACCTGGCTCAATACACCTGGTTTCAACAGGGTATCACAGCAAGGCCTGTTGTTTCAGCGCATGTATACCTGTAATGCTAAATCTGCACCCTCCCGTGCCTGTATTATTACTGGACGTAATTCATGGCAATTGGAAGAAGCTTGTAATCACTGGTCCAATTTCCCGGCGAAGTTTAAGTCTTATCCCGAGGTATTGGCTGAGAATGGCTATAAAGTAGGAGCAACGGGAAAAGGGTGGGGGCCCGGTTTTGCCAACGACTCGTTGGGTAATCCAAGGAATATGGTTGGGAAAATGTGGAATCAGATCAAATTGATACCCCCTACAAAGGGGATATCCAATATCGATTATGCGGCTAATTTTAAAGAATTCCTCAGGAATAAGCCAGGAGGCCAACCTTTTTGTTTCTGGTATGGAGCCTTGGAACCACATAGAGGATACGAATTTGCTTCTTCTTTAAAAGCTGGAAAAAATATCAATCAGATTGATTCCGTTCCATCTTTCTGGCCGGATAATGAGGTAGTACGCACGGATATGCTGGATTATGCGTTAGAAATAGAGCATTTTGATAGACATCTGGTTGCTATTCTTCAGGCATTGGAAGAGGAGGGAGAGTTGGAAAACACAATCGTTATTGTTACTGCCGACCATGGAATGCCGTTCCCCCGCGCCAAGGGACAGGAATACGAATACTCCAATCATGTTCCATTTGCCATGATGTGGAAAAAGGGGATAACGAAAGCCGGGCGGGAGATAAAGGACCTTTTGAGTTTTATTGATCTGGCACCGACATTTCTTGATGTAGCCGGGATACCGGAAGAAAAATCGGGAATGCAGCCAGTAGAGGGTAAAAGTTTTCTCGATCTATTGACAAAAGAGAACAGTAAACCGCAAAAGGATTATGTTCTGATTGGGAAAGAGAGACATGATGTGGGACGCCCAGACGATCAGGGATATCCGATTAGGGGTATTATAAAGGGGGACTTTCTTTATCTGGTAAATTTTGAAACCAGTCGCTGGCCAGCAGGAAATCCAGAAACAGGATATATGAATGTAGATGGCAGTCCGACAAAAACAGAAGTATTAAAAGCACGGCGGAATCCTGGAACGGAGATCTATTGGCAGCTTTCTTTCGGTAAACGACAAGAAGAGGAACTGTATAATATCTTAGAAGACAGGGAATGTATGGAGAATCTGGTGAAAGATGCCAATTACGATACCTTGAAAAAACAAATGCGAAGTGAACTCCTGCAAAAATTGACAGAACAGCAAGATCCTAGAATGTTTGGTCGGGGAGAGATATTTGACTCATATCCTTATATGAGTCCTGCACGGGATGTGTGGAACCGCATGAAAAAAGGTGAAAATGTTCCGATACGCTCGATTAATAAATCGGATTTTGAACCGGAAGCATCTGGATTGGAAGTTGACTTTTGA
- a CDS encoding RagB/SusD family nutrient uptake outer membrane protein, with the protein MKAKYKIAVLGLCLSLTSCSDFLDLKPKNELGAEQFYQTAEQFTMAVNGAYATLQEGSQYGNWYVFTEIPSDNTHNLLSGSVVDQDEFDKFYIRTTNPYIADFWNMSYTGINRVNTVLDRIDDIDIDKTLSDRYKLECKFLRALTYFNLVRVYGDVPLVLHEISIDESYKYVRDPKEKVYEQIITDLKEAEALPDSYKEDANVGRATSGAAKALLGKVYLTLNKYPEAEAKLAEVINSKVYALLENEAGSLNNAGYASVFHADNHNSKEAVFEVQFKKGGYGEGSNFPNAFAPFNSGTNVVQVGGTGGNNIPEMDMYNAYEEGDLRRDFSMALGYNDSRKDGKWVESRYVKKYFDVPYQGGDSNNNFPVIRYADVLLMYAEALNQNGKTMQACDFLNQVRRRGFGYQTTETSPVDIKTSDKNEFFLSVEHERRVELAFEGHRWFDLIRTGRAIEVMTSKGFKLNETNLTTPIPQKQVDVNPELKQNDYQITPK; encoded by the coding sequence ATGAAAGCAAAATATAAAATAGCCGTATTGGGCTTGTGCTTAAGCCTTACATCCTGTAGTGATTTTCTGGATTTAAAACCGAAAAATGAATTAGGAGCGGAACAATTTTATCAAACAGCGGAACAATTTACGATGGCTGTCAATGGCGCGTACGCTACGCTTCAAGAAGGCAGCCAATATGGCAACTGGTATGTTTTTACGGAGATTCCATCGGACAACACACACAATTTACTTTCCGGTTCCGTAGTCGACCAGGACGAATTCGATAAATTTTATATCCGTACCACGAATCCATATATTGCCGATTTCTGGAATATGAGTTATACCGGTATTAATCGTGTCAATACGGTTTTAGATCGTATTGATGATATAGATATAGATAAAACGCTGAGTGACCGGTACAAACTGGAATGTAAATTTCTCCGGGCATTGACTTACTTTAATCTTGTTCGTGTATATGGAGATGTCCCATTGGTTTTGCATGAGATCAGTATCGATGAGTCATATAAATATGTGAGAGATCCGAAAGAAAAAGTATACGAACAGATCATTACTGACCTGAAAGAAGCGGAAGCACTACCTGATTCTTACAAGGAAGACGCGAATGTTGGGCGGGCTACTTCAGGAGCTGCCAAAGCTTTATTAGGCAAAGTATATCTGACACTGAATAAATATCCGGAAGCTGAAGCTAAATTGGCAGAAGTGATAAACAGTAAAGTATATGCTCTTTTAGAGAATGAAGCAGGCTCGTTGAACAATGCGGGTTATGCCAGTGTATTCCATGCGGATAATCATAACAGCAAAGAAGCTGTTTTTGAAGTTCAGTTCAAGAAAGGTGGATACGGAGAAGGAAGTAATTTTCCGAACGCCTTTGCTCCTTTCAATTCAGGAACTAATGTCGTTCAGGTTGGAGGAACCGGAGGAAACAACATTCCGGAAATGGACATGTATAACGCTTACGAAGAGGGTGATCTGAGACGAGACTTTTCCATGGCACTGGGCTATAACGACTCGCGTAAAGACGGTAAATGGGTAGAATCTCGTTATGTGAAGAAATACTTCGACGTTCCTTATCAGGGTGGAGACAGTAATAACAATTTCCCGGTGATTCGCTATGCCGATGTCCTTTTAATGTATGCCGAAGCATTGAATCAAAATGGAAAAACAATGCAGGCATGCGATTTTTTAAATCAGGTACGCCGTAGAGGTTTCGGTTATCAGACAACCGAAACTTCTCCTGTAGATATTAAAACTTCGGATAAAAATGAATTCTTTCTGTCCGTAGAGCACGAACGTCGTGTGGAACTTGCTTTCGAAGGTCACAGATGGTTTGATTTAATCCGTACCGGTCGAGCGATAGAAGTGATGACGAGTAAAGGGTTTAAACTCAATGAAACAAATCTCACTACCCCGATTCCTCAGAAACAGGTTGACGTAAATCCGGAATTGAAACAAAATGATTATCAGATTACGCCTAAGTAA
- a CDS encoding alpha-galactosidase produces MKLKNLFLLVILFLFFDNNMQASGHMVGKEFIFENSEMQQVLSFKNNTISIQSVFDKKTRKELIAENALPYFEFQINEKTVTSSMPVWKFIKYTERSMVNQGLEYVFYFEGKGSYKGLKIELYRQYFRNSTLTREKIQLKSTQGANFQLNKRGGKLHFIYPRLSLNNNMEGSIQEIQIANFQQWNHTFYPSVRNHTLTDNDELFLKGPFSVTCTGNHKVMSTYEHASQDEAKSFRLSAVTSMKKGDIDASQGVEGDETEIKDENFWFIAHHYNQIGNTRTIATELIRGGYFDNEKIPYDSYYETVWNSFSFIGKDEKIEPLIHNYLFSQITEHPKSRESHFYYNTWAMQRELNKKGHDLRGSLTEERILQEIDYAALMNIELFVLDDGWEEALGVWTPNQKRFPNKLTPFVNRMKDHNMIPGIWLSPMAIDSLFERYRQYPEWIIRRSDGVPIVAQWGRPVFDIVGPFSELFLEDCKKLIDQGIRFFKWDAMNTFNSSLSGLEHGDNSHTKKERIERYNYLFPFYVTRIMKELREYNKDVVIEVDLTEPERCMIGLMPLQEGIFFFVNNGASAYGDYSTFRTKSMRTVINNYGYLFPKELFTYAVYPHDVAPYRAQCYNINNTLIAGHGFWGDLSLLTPEERIGIGKTLAKAKRIRPYIHGTMIDYNANVGASPEIYTQVDSMHAFGQVVGFSGSKVRFHYKLALNRSQLLGILNYPYTSDHGSVSMDFHFNKPDDTVSAFFIGNKGEKISVISSTGRLDDIQLENNLLMIKVASASTVCVKYEEKKLIRVIGGSVLSQSTDEVTLRSKEGEDISIIFENIL; encoded by the coding sequence ATGAAACTTAAGAACCTCTTTTTATTGGTCATTTTATTTTTATTTTTTGATAATAATATGCAGGCCAGCGGACACATGGTTGGGAAGGAATTTATCTTTGAAAATTCAGAGATGCAACAGGTATTATCTTTTAAAAATAATACGATCTCCATCCAATCTGTTTTCGATAAGAAAACCCGAAAAGAATTGATTGCTGAAAATGCACTTCCTTACTTTGAGTTTCAGATTAATGAAAAAACTGTAACTTCATCTATGCCAGTATGGAAATTTATTAAATACACAGAAAGAAGTATGGTTAATCAAGGTCTGGAGTATGTTTTTTATTTTGAAGGTAAGGGCTCTTACAAAGGATTGAAAATAGAATTATACCGACAATATTTTCGGAACTCAACACTTACCAGAGAAAAGATACAACTGAAATCGACCCAAGGAGCTAATTTCCAGTTGAATAAAAGGGGAGGGAAATTGCATTTTATTTATCCAAGGTTATCTCTCAATAATAACATGGAAGGATCCATACAGGAAATACAAATAGCCAATTTCCAACAGTGGAATCATACGTTTTATCCCTCTGTCAGAAATCATACGCTGACGGATAATGATGAACTTTTCCTGAAAGGTCCTTTCTCTGTTACTTGTACGGGAAACCATAAAGTAATGTCAACATACGAACATGCGTCACAAGATGAAGCAAAAAGTTTTCGGTTGTCGGCAGTTACCTCTATGAAAAAGGGAGATATTGATGCTAGTCAGGGAGTAGAGGGCGACGAGACAGAAATAAAAGATGAAAATTTCTGGTTTATAGCTCATCATTATAATCAAATCGGAAATACCCGGACAATAGCTACGGAACTAATAAGAGGAGGTTATTTCGATAATGAAAAAATACCGTATGATTCTTATTATGAAACCGTATGGAATAGTTTTAGTTTTATCGGAAAGGATGAAAAGATTGAACCATTGATACACAATTATCTTTTCAGTCAAATAACAGAGCATCCTAAATCCCGGGAATCTCATTTTTATTACAATACCTGGGCAATGCAAAGAGAGCTGAATAAGAAAGGACATGATTTAAGAGGGAGCCTTACTGAGGAACGGATACTCCAGGAAATTGATTATGCAGCCTTGATGAATATCGAGCTTTTTGTTCTTGACGACGGATGGGAAGAAGCGCTTGGAGTATGGACTCCAAATCAAAAACGCTTTCCTAATAAATTGACTCCGTTTGTTAACCGGATGAAAGATCATAATATGATACCAGGAATTTGGTTATCTCCGATGGCAATAGACAGTCTTTTTGAAAGATACCGACAATATCCCGAGTGGATTATCCGCCGATCAGACGGAGTTCCTATTGTAGCACAATGGGGAAGGCCGGTATTTGATATTGTAGGACCTTTTTCAGAATTATTTCTCGAAGATTGTAAAAAACTGATTGATCAAGGTATTCGTTTTTTTAAATGGGATGCAATGAACACTTTCAATAGTTCTTTGTCCGGTCTCGAGCATGGTGATAATAGCCATACAAAAAAAGAAAGGATAGAAAGATATAATTACCTTTTTCCTTTTTATGTAACCCGTATTATGAAAGAGTTACGGGAATACAATAAAGATGTAGTTATAGAAGTGGATCTCACAGAACCAGAGCGATGTATGATTGGATTAATGCCTTTGCAGGAGGGAATATTCTTTTTTGTCAATAACGGTGCATCTGCTTATGGTGACTATTCTACTTTCCGAACTAAATCTATGCGTACGGTTATTAATAATTACGGATATCTTTTTCCTAAAGAATTATTTACTTATGCGGTTTACCCGCATGATGTGGCGCCATATCGTGCACAATGTTATAATATAAATAACACGTTAATTGCTGGACATGGCTTTTGGGGAGATTTGAGCCTGCTAACCCCTGAAGAAAGGATTGGTATTGGCAAAACATTAGCAAAGGCTAAACGGATAAGACCCTATATACACGGTACAATGATCGATTATAATGCTAATGTAGGAGCATCCCCGGAGATATATACCCAAGTGGATTCCATGCATGCTTTCGGGCAAGTTGTCGGATTCAGTGGATCAAAAGTAAGATTCCATTATAAATTAGCTTTGAATCGTTCACAATTGCTCGGCATCTTAAATTATCCTTATACAAGCGACCATGGAAGTGTCAGCATGGACTTCCATTTCAATAAACCGGATGATACGGTAAGCGCCTTTTTTATTGGTAATAAGGGTGAAAAAATATCTGTCATTTCATCTACAGGACGATTGGACGATATACAACTGGAAAATAACCTGCTGATGATTAAAGTTGCGTCGGCTTCAACTGTGTGTGTAAAATATGAAGAAAAGAAACTGATAAGAGTTATTGGAGGAAGTGTATTATCCCAAAGTACAGATGAAGTGACTTTACGCTCGAAAGAAGGTGAGGACATATCTATTATATTTGAAAATATTCTGTGA